The genomic stretch AAACAAGGCCAGAGGCCTGGGAAAAAAGGCCGGAGGCGTGCTCCGGCCATAAAGGGATGGCCTGACCATCCTTCAGAGGAGTACCAAATCGTCAGACGTTGCGAGCCCGGCTCAGTGGATAAGGGAACCACCGTTCACATCAACTTCGGAGCCCGTCACATAGCTGGACAGCTCAGAGGCCAGGAACAGGCAGCACCCGGCGACTTCTTCGGCCTTGCCTGCGCGCCCCATGGGGATGCCCGCCATGACCTTGGCGTTCATCTCCTCGGTCATCTTGCCGGCGGTGATGTCGGTGGCAATAAAGCCGGGGCATACCGCGTTGGCCCGGATGTTGTCCGGCGCGAAATCCCGGGCCGTTGCCTTGGTCAGTCCCAGCACTCCGGCCTTGGCCGCCGAGTAATGGGGACCGCCGAACACGCCGCCACCGCGCTGGGCGGACACGGAGGAAATGTTTACGATGGAGCCGCTCTTGCGCGTCTGCATATGCGGGATAACCGCCTGGCTCATGTACAGGGTGCCCCGAAGGTTCACGTCCAGTACGGCATCGTAGTTCTCGGGCTCGATGTCCAGCAGGCGCACGGGCTGGGTGATGCCAGCGTTATTGACCAGGATGTCAATCTGCCCCCAGCGCTCAATCAGCGTGTGGATGGCGGTATGACAGGCGTCCCTGTCGGTCACGTTGCAGGCCAGGCCAACGTGCTGCTCGCCCAGGTCCCGGGCCGCCTCGTCCGCGGCTGTCTGGTCCAGATCGAGGATGGCAACGGTGGCGCCATGCTCGGCAAACAGCCTGGCAGTGGCCTTACCGAGACCGTTTTTGGAGGCTGCGCCGGTAATCACGGCAAACTTTCCGCTCAGAATACTCATAATGTCTTCACTCTTTTGTCGTTGTTAACGGGGTGGTTCGATCGCACGCTGATCAGCCCAGCCAGGCCTTGGTCTGCCGGATGATCGCGTCGGTGGAAATGCCATACTGGTCATGCAGCACCGGCAGCGCGCCGGCATCCAGGAACTCGTCCGGCAGGGCAATCTGGCGGAACGCCGGGGTGACCGAATTGCGCAGCAGGGTGCTGGCCACCGCTTCCCCAAGGCCGCCAATCACCGTGTGGTTTTCCGCCGTGATCACCAGGCGACCCGGCTTGCGGCAATGCTCAAGAATCGTGTCCACATCCAGGGGCTTGATGGTGGGTGTGTGCAGAATGCCCGCCTGGATGCCGTCTTTGGCCAGTTTGTCCGCCGCCTCCAGGGTGCGCATGGTCATGAACCCGGAGGAGATGAACAGTACGTCGGCGCCATCGCGCAGCAACTTGGCCTTGCC from Marinobacter subterrani encodes the following:
- a CDS encoding SDR family NAD(P)-dependent oxidoreductase, whose protein sequence is MSILSGKFAVITGAASKNGLGKATARLFAEHGATVAILDLDQTAADEAARDLGEQHVGLACNVTDRDACHTAIHTLIERWGQIDILVNNAGITQPVRLLDIEPENYDAVLDVNLRGTLYMSQAVIPHMQTRKSGSIVNISSVSAQRGGGVFGGPHYSAAKAGVLGLTKATARDFAPDNIRANAVCPGFIATDITAGKMTEEMNAKVMAGIPMGRAGKAEEVAGCCLFLASELSSYVTGSEVDVNGGSLIH